The following proteins are encoded in a genomic region of Streptomyces gobiensis:
- a CDS encoding DegV family protein: MHRHVAIVTDSTAYLPPTALREHRITSVPLTVVLGNEALEEGTEISARSLAEALRKHRAVTTSRPSPETFAAAYREVAAAGADGIVSLHLSAEFSGTYDAAVLAAQDAPVPVRVVDTGMVAMALGFCALAAAQTAAAGGSLDEAVAAAEKRAEGTSAFFYVDTLDYLRRGGRIGAAQALLGSALAVKPLLELADGRIGMLEKVRTATKAIARLEELAVARAGESAVDIAVHHLAAPDRADHLADRLRERVPGLADLHVSEVGAVIGAHTGPGLLGAVVSPR, from the coding sequence ATGCACCGTCACGTCGCGATCGTCACCGACTCCACGGCCTACCTGCCACCGACGGCGCTGCGTGAGCACCGCATCACCTCCGTGCCGCTGACCGTGGTGCTCGGCAACGAGGCCCTGGAGGAGGGCACCGAGATCTCCGCCCGCTCACTGGCCGAGGCGCTGCGGAAACACCGCGCGGTCACCACCTCCCGGCCCAGCCCGGAAACCTTCGCGGCGGCGTATCGCGAGGTCGCCGCGGCGGGCGCGGACGGAATCGTCTCACTGCACCTCTCCGCGGAGTTCTCCGGCACCTATGACGCGGCGGTGCTCGCCGCCCAGGACGCCCCCGTGCCGGTACGCGTCGTGGACACCGGCATGGTCGCCATGGCGCTCGGCTTCTGCGCCCTGGCCGCGGCGCAGACGGCCGCGGCGGGCGGCTCGCTGGACGAAGCGGTGGCGGCGGCGGAGAAGCGAGCCGAGGGCACCTCGGCCTTCTTCTACGTCGACACCCTCGACTACCTCCGCCGGGGCGGCCGGATCGGCGCGGCCCAGGCGCTGCTCGGCTCGGCACTGGCCGTAAAGCCCCTGCTGGAACTGGCCGACGGCCGCATCGGCATGCTGGAGAAGGTCCGCACCGCCACCAAGGCCATCGCCCGGCTCGAAGAGCTCGCGGTCGCCCGCGCGGGTGAGTCCGCGGTCGATATCGCCGTCCACCACCTCGCCGCCCCCGACCGCGCGGACCACCTCGCGGACCGTCTCCGCGAGCGCGTTCCCGGCCTGGCCGACCTCCATGTCAGCGAGGTCGGTGCGGTCATCGGTGCCCATACGGGCCCAGGGCTGCTGGGCGCGGTGGTATCACCGCGCTGA
- a CDS encoding ComEA family DNA-binding protein, whose amino-acid sequence MNSRSRTDTTGPGRARRTRRAAATDRAQLRVARATALFTEPPPVRIPRRPSLNGPGAGRRRVLRRRPDGGDALLSREAAIAAARAAIRHSRTGPSPAVGRTPPAAPQKTQKAQPHRPPDLPAPTTPTAREASPPPSEDAATEPTSRQPGRIWLAVRERLPLWLQLRCGVAPRTLAALVVVLVVAAGFAAHQLWSGRPQTVSAPAPTSAPAPTPQPSPGPPPQSQQQLMVDVAGKVRKPGVHRLPRGARVADALKAAGGLQPGTGTDGLNRARVLADGEQIVVGQEPQTSADGTSPGGSSGGNGNGMVSLNSATAEQLETLPGIGPVLAQSIVDFRTQHGGFSSVDQLREVRGIGDRRFADLQPRVSP is encoded by the coding sequence ATGAACTCCCGCTCACGCACCGATACCACCGGCCCCGGCCGTGCGCGGCGTACCCGCCGCGCCGCCGCCACGGACCGGGCTCAGTTGCGCGTCGCCCGGGCCACAGCGTTGTTCACGGAGCCGCCACCCGTGCGGATTCCCCGCCGCCCGTCGCTCAATGGCCCCGGTGCGGGCCGCCGCCGAGTGCTGCGGCGGCGGCCTGACGGGGGCGATGCGCTGTTGTCCCGGGAAGCGGCCATCGCCGCAGCCCGCGCGGCGATCCGGCACAGCCGTACCGGCCCGTCACCAGCCGTCGGCCGAACACCGCCTGCGGCCCCGCAGAAGACCCAGAAGGCGCAGCCCCACCGTCCACCGGACCTACCAGCCCCAACAACCCCAACAGCCAGAGAAGCCTCCCCGCCGCCCAGCGAAGACGCCGCTACCGAGCCGACCAGTCGCCAGCCCGGACGGATCTGGCTCGCCGTGCGGGAGCGGCTGCCGCTGTGGCTGCAGCTGCGCTGCGGGGTGGCGCCCAGGACACTGGCAGCCCTCGTCGTGGTGCTGGTGGTGGCCGCCGGATTCGCCGCGCACCAGCTGTGGAGCGGACGGCCCCAGACCGTATCGGCACCGGCACCTACGTCGGCACCAGCACCGACTCCGCAGCCGTCGCCCGGACCGCCACCACAGAGCCAGCAGCAGCTGATGGTGGATGTCGCGGGGAAGGTGCGTAAGCCCGGTGTGCACCGGCTGCCGCGCGGCGCCCGGGTCGCGGACGCGCTGAAGGCCGCGGGCGGGCTTCAGCCCGGCACCGGCACCGACGGCCTCAACCGGGCCCGGGTGCTCGCCGACGGGGAGCAGATCGTGGTGGGGCAGGAGCCCCAAACCAGCGCCGACGGCACGTCCCCCGGCGGCAGTAGCGGTGGCAACGGCAACGGCATGGTCAGTCTGAACTCCGCCACCGCCGAACAGCTGGAGACCCTGCCTGGCATCGGCCCCGTACTGGCCCAGAGCATCGTCGACTTCCGCACCCAGCACGGCGGCTTCTCCTCGGTCGACCAGCTCCGGGAGGTCAGGGGCATTGGCGATCGCCGGTTCGCCGATCTCCAGCCCCGCGTCAGCCCATGA
- a CDS encoding ComEC/Rec2 family competence protein: MTPPRPAVHAAAGNRLGASHPRQEGPPDLRLVPPAVAAWSAAALALGTSGHAVAVGVAVCCLAAAGLFVAARRKRTDSVRVATAMALLCAAAGGAVAGLHTAAVRDGPLPKLAERQTHATVEVTLTKDPRLARPRAGAAGAPRPVVLAAEATRVTTADGRETAIRSPVLVISPVQEPHAWLSLLPSTQLRLSARLTPPLDDQGGDLTAVLRVTGSGPPEVIAPPTGPHRLAGHLRAALREATDGLPGDARAMLPALVVGDTSRIPPELREAVQATDMTHMIVVSGAHLGIVLAVLIGTPGTASRAERGGLAARLGVPLRTTAVLGGGLVLGFIVLCRPGPSVLRASVCGGIALLAIATGRRRSLLPALAAAALLLILYDPTLARSYGFLLSVLATGALLLLAPRWSLALRRRGVPLRLAEALAAAAAAQVVCAPVVAVFAARVSLVAIPCNLLAQLAFAPATLLGWGALATAPVAMPLATALAWLASWPARWIATIARTGAALPGAQLDWPGGWLGAALLAALTLLLLLLARRALRNPWLAAACALLLLLAVLRPAPLHRAITGWPPPNWRIVACDVGQGDGLVLAADPGTALVIDTGPDPAAMDACLRELDVRRIPLLILTHFHADHVAGLPGALKGRAVGAIQTSTVRDTPGQAEFVDRTAEEAGIPVAPAIPGERRRIGPELSWEVLWPPERPAGYGSNDSSVTLLLRTAGLTVFLPGDLEPPAQQRLLAEHPQLPQVDVLKVPHHGSAYQHPPLLAQLNPRLALISAGADNSYGHPAPATVTALRATGTTVLRTDTDGALAITSKNGELRHTSRLAEERS; encoded by the coding sequence ATGACACCACCGCGCCCGGCCGTACACGCGGCGGCCGGAAACCGGCTGGGAGCATCGCACCCGCGTCAGGAAGGCCCTCCCGATCTGCGGCTGGTCCCACCCGCGGTGGCGGCCTGGAGCGCGGCGGCGCTCGCGCTCGGTACGAGCGGGCACGCCGTAGCGGTCGGCGTAGCCGTCTGCTGCCTGGCGGCAGCAGGGCTGTTCGTCGCTGCCCGCCGGAAGCGGACCGACAGCGTGCGGGTAGCTACCGCCATGGCGCTGCTGTGCGCCGCCGCCGGAGGCGCCGTCGCGGGCCTGCACACCGCGGCGGTGCGCGACGGACCGCTGCCCAAGCTGGCTGAGCGGCAGACGCACGCCACAGTGGAGGTGACGCTCACCAAGGACCCACGGCTGGCCCGGCCCCGGGCCGGTGCGGCCGGTGCGCCCCGGCCCGTCGTCCTGGCGGCCGAGGCCACCCGCGTCACCACCGCCGACGGCCGGGAAACGGCCATCCGCAGCCCCGTTCTGGTCATCTCCCCGGTCCAAGAGCCCCACGCCTGGCTGTCGTTACTGCCCTCCACCCAGCTCCGGCTGTCGGCCCGTCTCACCCCACCCCTCGACGACCAGGGCGGGGACCTCACGGCGGTGCTGCGTGTCACCGGCTCCGGACCACCGGAGGTGATCGCCCCGCCGACCGGGCCGCATCGCCTCGCGGGCCACCTGCGGGCCGCCCTGCGGGAGGCCACCGACGGGCTGCCGGGCGACGCCCGCGCCATGCTCCCCGCCCTGGTCGTCGGCGATACCTCCCGCATCCCGCCGGAGCTCCGGGAGGCCGTGCAGGCCACCGATATGACGCACATGATCGTCGTCAGCGGTGCCCATCTCGGCATCGTGCTCGCCGTGCTCATCGGCACTCCCGGGACCGCCTCCCGCGCCGAGCGCGGCGGTCTCGCCGCCCGGCTCGGGGTGCCGCTGCGCACCACCGCCGTGCTGGGCGGCGGGCTCGTTCTCGGCTTCATCGTGCTGTGCCGCCCGGGGCCCAGCGTGCTGCGCGCCTCGGTCTGCGGCGGCATCGCCCTGCTCGCCATCGCCACCGGCCGCCGCCGCTCCCTGCTGCCCGCCCTCGCGGCCGCCGCGCTGCTGCTCATCCTCTACGACCCCACCCTTGCCCGGTCGTATGGATTCCTGCTCTCCGTGCTGGCCACCGGGGCACTGCTCCTCCTCGCCCCGCGCTGGAGCCTGGCCCTGCGGCGTCGCGGGGTGCCGCTCCGGCTCGCCGAGGCGCTGGCGGCCGCGGCCGCCGCCCAGGTGGTGTGTGCCCCCGTGGTCGCCGTCTTCGCGGCCCGGGTCAGCCTGGTGGCCATCCCCTGCAATCTCCTGGCCCAACTGGCCTTCGCCCCAGCCACCTTGCTGGGCTGGGGTGCTCTGGCCACCGCACCGGTCGCCATGCCTCTGGCCACCGCGCTGGCCTGGCTGGCAAGCTGGCCCGCCCGCTGGATCGCCACCATCGCCCGCACCGGCGCGGCCCTGCCCGGCGCCCAACTCGACTGGCCCGGCGGCTGGTTGGGTGCGGCACTGCTGGCCGCCCTCACTCTGCTCCTGCTACTGCTCGCCCGCCGAGCACTACGCAACCCCTGGCTCGCAGCGGCCTGTGCCCTGCTGCTCCTGCTCGCCGTACTCCGCCCGGCCCCGCTCCACCGGGCCATCACCGGCTGGCCACCGCCCAACTGGCGGATCGTGGCCTGCGATGTGGGCCAGGGCGACGGCCTGGTGCTCGCCGCAGACCCCGGTACGGCCCTGGTCATCGACACCGGCCCCGACCCGGCCGCCATGGATGCCTGTCTACGGGAGCTGGACGTCCGCCGCATCCCACTCCTGATCCTCACCCACTTCCACGCCGACCATGTCGCGGGCCTGCCCGGGGCGTTGAAGGGACGCGCGGTCGGTGCCATCCAGACGTCCACCGTCCGGGACACCCCGGGACAGGCGGAGTTCGTGGACCGTACCGCCGAGGAAGCCGGAATCCCGGTTGCCCCCGCCATACCCGGCGAGCGCCGCCGTATCGGCCCAGAGCTCAGCTGGGAGGTGTTATGGCCTCCGGAGCGGCCAGCCGGATACGGCTCCAACGACTCCAGCGTCACCCTGCTCCTGCGGACCGCCGGCCTCACCGTCTTCCTGCCGGGCGACCTCGAACCCCCAGCCCAGCAACGCCTCCTGGCCGAGCACCCACAACTCCCCCAGGTGGATGTCCTCAAAGTCCCCCACCACGGCTCCGCCTACCAGCACCCACCCCTGCTGGCCCAACTGAACCCCCGCCTAGCCCTCATCTCCGCAGGCGCAGACAACTCCTACGGCCACCCGGCACCAGCCACAGTCACCGCCCTACGCGCCACCGGCACCACCGTGCTGCGCACCGACACCGACGGCGCACTGGCCATCACCAGTAAGAACGGCGAGCTACGCCACACCAGCCGCCTCGCGGAAGAACGTTCCTGA
- the proB gene encoding glutamate 5-kinase, whose translation MTAAGQGRGGGLRREVEGARRVVVKVGSSSLTTAAGGLDADRVDALVDVLAKYGEKELVLVSSGAIAAGLAPLGLARRPRDLARQQAAASVGQGLLVARYTASFARHGRRVGQVLLTSDDTSRRGHYRNAYRTLDQLLAMGAVPIVNENDTVATDEIRFGDNDRLAALVAHLVRADLLILLSDVDGLYDGDPSTPGTRLIPEIRGPKDLAGVSIGSVGHAGLGTGGMVTKVDAARIATGAGVPVVLTSAVHAADALAGRPTGTYFHRTGRRSADRLLWLAHASTPRGALILDDGAVEAVIERRTSLLPAGIERVEGDFSAGDPVELRDTTGRAVARGLVNFDAKEIPQLLGRSTRELARELGPAYEREIVHRDDLVLLHS comes from the coding sequence GTGACAGCGGCAGGGCAGGGGCGTGGGGGCGGGCTTCGGCGTGAGGTCGAGGGCGCTCGCAGGGTTGTGGTCAAGGTGGGGTCGTCCTCGCTGACCACTGCCGCAGGGGGGCTCGACGCGGATCGGGTGGACGCCCTCGTCGATGTGCTGGCCAAGTACGGGGAGAAGGAGCTCGTTCTGGTCTCCTCCGGCGCCATCGCCGCCGGGCTCGCGCCGCTCGGTCTGGCCAGGCGGCCCCGTGACCTGGCGCGGCAGCAGGCCGCCGCCAGCGTGGGCCAGGGGCTGCTGGTCGCCCGTTACACGGCGTCCTTCGCCCGGCACGGCCGTCGGGTCGGGCAGGTGCTGCTCACCTCCGATGACACCAGCCGCCGGGGCCACTACCGCAACGCCTACCGCACCCTGGACCAGCTGCTGGCCATGGGCGCCGTGCCGATCGTCAACGAGAACGACACCGTCGCCACCGATGAGATTCGCTTCGGCGACAACGACCGGCTGGCCGCTCTCGTCGCCCATCTCGTACGGGCCGATCTGCTCATCCTGCTCTCCGATGTGGACGGCCTGTATGACGGCGACCCCAGCACCCCGGGCACCCGGCTGATCCCCGAGATCCGGGGCCCCAAGGATCTGGCGGGTGTGTCCATCGGCAGCGTGGGCCACGCCGGGCTGGGCACCGGTGGCATGGTCACCAAGGTGGACGCGGCCCGGATCGCCACCGGAGCCGGGGTACCGGTGGTGCTCACCTCGGCCGTACACGCCGCTGACGCCCTCGCCGGACGCCCCACCGGCACCTACTTCCACCGAACCGGGCGCCGCTCCGCCGACCGGCTGCTCTGGCTCGCCCATGCCTCGACCCCGCGGGGCGCGCTCATCCTTGATGACGGCGCCGTCGAGGCCGTGATCGAGCGGCGCACCTCACTGCTGCCCGCCGGGATCGAGCGGGTGGAGGGCGACTTCTCCGCAGGCGACCCGGTCGAGCTGCGTGATACGACTGGCCGGGCCGTCGCCCGTGGGCTGGTCAACTTTGACGCCAAGGAGATCCCCCAGCTCCTCGGCCGCTCCACCCGGGAGCTGGCCCGGGAGCTCGGTCCCGCGTATGAACGCGAGATCGTGCACCGGGACGATCTCGTGCTGCTGCACTCATAA
- the obgE gene encoding GTPase ObgE, whose amino-acid sequence MTTFVDRVELHIAAGSGGHGCASVHREKFKPLGGPDGGNGGRGGDVILVVDQDVTTLLDYHHSPHRKATNGKPGEGGNRMGANGQDLILPVPDGTVVLDKKGDVLADLVGQGTTFVAGQGGRGGLGNAALASARRKAPGFALLGEPGEDRDIVLELKTVADVALVGYPSAGKSSLISVLSAAKPKIADYPFTTLVPNLGVVTAGSTVYTVADVPGLIPGASEGKGLGLEFLRHVERCSVLVHVLDCATLESDRDPASDLDMIEQELAQYGGGLENRPRLVVLNKVDIPDGQELADMVRPDLAARGYQVFEVSAVSRQGLKELSFALAKIVEEARAAKPKDEATRIIIRPKAVDEAGFTVTKEAEGLFRVRGEKPERWVRQTDFNNDEAVGYLADRLSRLGVEEELVKAGAREGDGVAIGSDEDAVVFDWEPTMAAGAEMLGRRGEDHRMEAPRPAAQRRRDREAERADEAQEAYDDFDPFK is encoded by the coding sequence ATGACCACCTTCGTGGACCGCGTCGAGCTGCATATCGCCGCGGGTAGCGGTGGCCACGGCTGCGCCTCCGTACACCGGGAGAAGTTCAAGCCGCTCGGCGGCCCCGACGGCGGCAACGGCGGCCGTGGCGGCGACGTCATCCTGGTGGTCGACCAGGATGTGACGACCCTGCTCGACTACCACCACAGCCCGCACCGCAAGGCCACCAACGGCAAGCCCGGTGAGGGCGGCAACCGGATGGGCGCCAACGGCCAGGATCTGATCCTGCCCGTCCCGGACGGGACCGTCGTCCTGGACAAGAAGGGCGATGTCCTCGCCGACCTCGTTGGTCAGGGCACCACCTTTGTCGCCGGTCAGGGCGGCCGTGGCGGCCTCGGTAACGCCGCACTCGCCTCCGCCCGCCGCAAGGCACCCGGCTTCGCGCTGCTGGGCGAGCCCGGCGAGGACCGGGATATCGTCCTGGAGCTGAAGACCGTCGCCGATGTGGCGCTGGTCGGCTACCCCTCGGCGGGCAAGTCCTCGCTGATCTCGGTGCTGTCGGCCGCCAAGCCGAAGATCGCCGACTACCCCTTCACCACCCTCGTCCCCAACCTCGGCGTGGTGACGGCCGGTTCCACCGTCTACACCGTCGCGGATGTCCCGGGGCTGATCCCGGGCGCCAGCGAGGGCAAGGGCCTGGGCCTGGAGTTCCTGCGGCATGTGGAGCGCTGCTCGGTGCTCGTCCATGTCCTGGACTGCGCGACCCTGGAGTCCGACCGCGATCCGGCCTCTGACCTCGACATGATCGAGCAGGAGCTGGCCCAGTACGGCGGCGGTCTTGAGAACCGGCCGCGACTGGTCGTCCTCAACAAGGTCGACATCCCCGATGGCCAGGAGCTGGCCGATATGGTCCGGCCCGATCTGGCGGCCCGCGGATACCAGGTCTTCGAGGTCTCCGCCGTCTCCCGGCAGGGCCTCAAGGAGCTCTCCTTCGCTCTCGCCAAGATCGTGGAAGAGGCGCGGGCGGCCAAGCCCAAGGACGAGGCTACCCGGATCATCATCCGGCCCAAGGCCGTCGATGAGGCGGGCTTCACGGTCACCAAGGAGGCCGAGGGGCTGTTCCGGGTCCGTGGCGAGAAGCCGGAGCGCTGGGTGCGGCAGACCGACTTCAACAACGACGAGGCCGTGGGTTATCTCGCCGACCGGCTCAGCCGCCTCGGTGTCGAAGAGGAGCTGGTGAAGGCCGGGGCCCGGGAGGGCGATGGCGTGGCCATCGGCAGCGACGAAGACGCCGTTGTCTTCGACTGGGAGCCCACGATGGCGGCGGGCGCCGAGATGCTCGGCCGCCGTGGCGAGGACCACCGTATGGAGGCCCCCCGCCCGGCCGCCCAGCGCCGCCGGGACCGCGAGGCGGAGCGTGCGGACGAGGCCCAGGAGGCCTACGACGACTTCGACCCATTCAAGTGA
- the rpmA gene encoding 50S ribosomal protein L27, which yields MAHKKGASSTRNGRDSNAQRLGVKRFGGQVVNAGEILVRQRGTHFHPGAGVGRGGDDTLFALDAGAVQFGTRRGRKVVNIVPVAE from the coding sequence ATGGCACACAAGAAGGGCGCATCGTCCACTCGGAACGGTCGTGACTCCAACGCGCAGCGGCTCGGCGTGAAGCGCTTCGGCGGTCAGGTCGTCAACGCCGGTGAGATCCTGGTCCGCCAGCGTGGCACCCACTTCCACCCGGGCGCGGGCGTCGGCCGTGGCGGCGACGACACACTGTTCGCGCTGGACGCCGGTGCGGTGCAGTTCGGCACCCGCCGTGGCCGTAAGGTCGTGAACATCGTTCCGGTCGCTGAGTAA
- the rplU gene encoding 50S ribosomal protein L21, whose amino-acid sequence MYAIVRTGGRQQKVSVGDVIEVDRISTSKVGDSVELSTLLIVDGEAVTSDPWVLAGVKVQAEVVDHHKGAKIDIQKYKNKTGYKKRIGHRQLHTALKITGIPAPAKK is encoded by the coding sequence GTGTACGCGATCGTGCGCACCGGCGGACGCCAGCAGAAGGTTTCTGTCGGCGACGTCATCGAGGTTGACCGTATTTCCACCAGCAAGGTCGGCGACAGCGTCGAGCTCTCGACCCTGCTCATCGTCGACGGCGAGGCCGTCACCAGCGACCCGTGGGTGCTGGCCGGCGTGAAGGTCCAGGCTGAGGTCGTGGACCACCACAAGGGTGCCAAGATTGACATCCAGAAGTACAAGAACAAGACCGGCTACAAGAAGCGGATCGGCCACCGTCAGCTGCACACCGCGCTGAAGATCACCGGCATCCCCGCCCCGGCGAAGAAGTAA